In the Leptospira limi genome, one interval contains:
- a CDS encoding sulfate ABC transporter substrate-binding protein, with protein sequence MKKILQFLQFKPSFSAILTVVMGIGLATSLFAESTFLHVSFDPTRELYEDINKSFLKSWKEKKGEEFSIQQSHGGSGKQARAVIDGLEADVVSLALSYDIDSIASKSKLIDANWQSKLPNKSTPYYSTIIFLVRKSNPKKIKDWDDIVKPGISIITPNPKTSGGARWNYLAAYGFAKRKYKSDEKATDFVKALFQNTSVLDTGARGSTTTFVNRGIGDVLITWENEAKLALDEEKRSGKNSLEVIYPSESIRAETPVAVVTKTATEKGNLEKATAYLEFLFTKEGQTIIAKHFFRPIDPKVSKSSAKEFPNLKLFSLSDLGETWDTAQKKHFADGGVFDAIYKTK encoded by the coding sequence ATGAAAAAAATACTCCAATTCCTCCAATTTAAACCAAGTTTTTCTGCCATATTGACTGTTGTAATGGGAATTGGGCTCGCCACTTCCCTATTCGCAGAATCAACGTTTCTACACGTATCCTTCGATCCAACAAGGGAACTCTATGAAGATATCAACAAATCCTTCTTAAAATCCTGGAAGGAAAAAAAAGGTGAAGAGTTCTCAATCCAACAATCCCACGGTGGATCGGGAAAACAAGCACGAGCAGTGATTGACGGACTCGAAGCAGACGTAGTCAGTTTAGCACTTTCTTATGATATTGATAGCATTGCCAGCAAATCAAAGTTAATTGATGCAAATTGGCAATCCAAACTACCCAACAAAAGTACACCATATTACTCAACCATCATCTTCCTCGTACGTAAATCAAATCCCAAAAAAATCAAAGATTGGGATGATATTGTAAAACCAGGAATCTCTATCATCACTCCAAACCCAAAAACGAGTGGAGGTGCTAGATGGAATTACCTTGCCGCTTATGGTTTTGCAAAACGAAAGTATAAGTCTGATGAGAAAGCTACTGACTTTGTGAAAGCATTGTTCCAAAATACATCTGTCCTAGATACAGGTGCTCGCGGATCCACCACTACTTTTGTGAACCGTGGGATCGGAGATGTTCTCATTACCTGGGAAAATGAGGCAAAACTAGCGTTAGATGAAGAAAAACGTTCTGGTAAAAATAGTTTAGAAGTGATCTATCCATCGGAATCGATCCGAGCAGAAACCCCAGTCGCTGTTGTGACAAAAACTGCGACGGAAAAAGGGAATTTAGAAAAGGCAACTGCGTATTTAGAATTTCTTTTTACGAAGGAAGGCCAAACCATCATTGCGAAACATTTTTTTAGACCCATTGATCCGAAAGTCAGCAAATCCTCTGCAAAAGAATTTCCAAATCTCAAATTATTTTCTCTATCCGATTTAGGGGAAACTTGGGACACTGCACAGAAAAAACATTTTGCAGATGGAGGTGTCTTTGATGCCATCTACAAAACCAAATAA
- the cysW gene encoding sulfate ABC transporter permease subunit CysW: MKSKLLPIFLVLLAYTLFGILLLLPIYTVFTEAFSEGWEKYYSSITSEYALFAIGLTVKVSIVSVILNTIFGVTAAFAITRFSFPGKNLLITIIDSPFAVSPVVSGLIFLLLFGRQGTFGEFLAEHQIKIVFNTPGLILATVFITFPFVARELIPLMQSQGREEEEAGMLLGASFSQLFLRIILPNIKWGLLYGIILCNARAMGEFGAVSVLSGHIRGKTTTLPLYIEMLYNEFDSVGAFACATLLVFLSLLTLIFKLILEKRTERS; the protein is encoded by the coding sequence ATGAAATCAAAACTTTTGCCCATTTTTCTTGTTTTACTTGCCTATACATTGTTTGGCATCCTATTACTTTTGCCAATTTATACAGTGTTTACGGAAGCATTTTCGGAAGGTTGGGAAAAATACTATTCATCAATCACAAGTGAATATGCATTATTTGCAATTGGCCTTACCGTAAAGGTGTCCATTGTTTCTGTGATTTTAAATACAATCTTTGGAGTCACAGCTGCTTTTGCGATCACTAGGTTTTCCTTTCCAGGAAAAAATCTTCTCATCACGATCATTGACTCACCTTTTGCAGTTTCACCTGTTGTATCTGGCCTCATCTTTCTTTTGTTATTCGGAAGACAAGGAACCTTTGGTGAGTTTTTAGCTGAACATCAAATCAAAATTGTTTTTAATACACCTGGACTCATCCTCGCAACAGTGTTTATTACGTTTCCTTTTGTTGCAAGAGAACTCATTCCCCTCATGCAAAGCCAAGGCCGTGAAGAGGAAGAAGCAGGGATGTTACTCGGTGCCAGTTTTAGTCAGTTGTTTCTAAGAATCATCCTACCCAATATCAAATGGGGCTTGTTATATGGGATCATTCTTTGTAATGCAAGGGCTATGGGAGAGTTTGGAGCCGTTTCAGTTCTCAGTGGACACATCCGAGGTAAAACCACAACTCTTCCATTATATATAGAAATGTTATACAATGAATTTGATTCCGTAGGTGCTTTTGCTTGTGCCACCTTACTTGTGTTTTTATCACTACTCACACTCATCTTCAAATTGATATTGGAAAAACGTACCGAGAGATCTTAA
- a CDS encoding tetratricopeptide repeat protein, whose amino-acid sequence MSRFQKNTLLIFILLASVAYAPLYYSIKNVIKKESTPITLETPETVVFFSLGEFDSKGEIKDPKTIQLLFETTHFQFQNTTDAVYLGKHSELSASKQSRSEIILNGTFQWEEKGIKFTPKLRYVESKSTTTGNSIFVKYEERGNLILEVQSSLTHLVDETIRLNRLIKRNPQWEFISEEEILSESEFVKLTEYEFETKSESRNNVLVSLNLKTNFTEWLKVNDRLAKQTEDNLKEIWKEVGSNPKLSKFLRFQIAKNISQFYFDKAEYSKSIEYASFAKREKESSKQVFHSDYADILSLIGKCLVLDGKKEDSIFYLTSAKKIYETLGLLTDPEGIQNSYFYGLVLFDVSQLELSAYELSSIQGKLGDVYQTIYLDYNLAQTLYRLGRYDATITLLKEQRTKIFEVSIPNFDIALQSLLLYGAAQYNVGNWSIAKSVWESILHAKSTYAIEEKSYYRYALFNLSILSRERNHIEESEEYYKQYVKLSPYGQIEPLPTTVNFEIGKPIYPYTWNLTNNGLFSELEEKTIRSYTGRYLFQSQDEEIRARTYENRLEDTNLILDDLLNPNAYLSKSMLVLRKSLFGDLKLHERGNQVVFLDIGPALNHPEYPGVTSQAVAKHFPKMEVVLWELPGEVELFLKKVKPELKEKLYSFSNIRILSADGVGKFQTEYNDPKHWILRNRSIPNLKQKTIVIRAANSIDIYEPYAKILPHFQNLGKELKENPVLYFFNRSILLKPKGKEKFILIGNQSIRGFHHNFQSLDRNGEPPYSILPFSISDEVIP is encoded by the coding sequence TTGTCACGTTTTCAAAAAAATACACTCCTCATTTTCATCCTTCTGGCATCCGTCGCCTATGCTCCGTTATACTATTCTATCAAGAATGTAATCAAAAAAGAATCAACACCAATTACGTTAGAAACTCCAGAAACGGTTGTTTTTTTTAGTTTAGGAGAGTTTGATTCCAAAGGGGAAATTAAAGATCCAAAGACGATACAACTACTTTTCGAAACTACCCATTTCCAATTCCAAAATACAACAGATGCTGTGTATCTGGGAAAACACTCTGAACTTTCAGCTTCCAAACAAAGTCGTTCGGAAATCATATTAAATGGAACCTTCCAATGGGAAGAAAAAGGAATCAAATTTACGCCAAAACTTCGTTATGTGGAATCCAAGTCTACGACAACTGGAAATTCTATCTTTGTGAAATATGAAGAAAGAGGAAATTTGATTTTGGAAGTCCAATCTTCTCTCACTCATTTGGTAGATGAAACGATAAGACTCAACAGGCTCATCAAACGGAATCCTCAATGGGAATTTATATCAGAGGAAGAAATTCTTTCTGAATCAGAATTTGTAAAACTGACAGAATATGAATTTGAGACCAAGTCTGAGAGTCGAAACAATGTTTTAGTTTCTCTTAATTTGAAAACCAATTTTACAGAGTGGCTTAAGGTTAACGATAGATTAGCGAAACAAACAGAAGATAATTTAAAAGAAATATGGAAAGAAGTAGGTTCCAATCCAAAATTATCTAAGTTCTTACGTTTCCAGATCGCAAAAAACATCTCTCAATTTTACTTCGACAAAGCAGAGTATTCAAAATCCATCGAATATGCAAGTTTTGCCAAACGAGAAAAAGAATCTTCTAAACAAGTATTTCATAGTGATTATGCGGACATACTTTCCTTAATTGGGAAATGTTTGGTGTTAGATGGAAAAAAAGAAGACTCAATATTTTATCTTACATCGGCTAAAAAAATCTATGAAACCTTGGGACTCTTAACGGATCCAGAAGGAATACAAAACTCCTATTTTTATGGATTGGTGTTATTTGATGTTTCTCAGTTAGAACTTTCTGCTTATGAACTATCTTCCATCCAAGGAAAACTTGGTGATGTATACCAAACGATTTATTTGGATTACAATTTAGCACAAACTCTCTATCGATTGGGTCGATACGATGCGACGATCACTTTGTTAAAAGAACAACGCACTAAAATCTTTGAAGTTTCCATTCCGAATTTTGATATTGCTCTACAATCTCTACTATTGTATGGAGCAGCTCAATACAATGTTGGAAATTGGAGTATTGCAAAATCAGTTTGGGAATCAATTCTCCATGCAAAATCAACATATGCCATCGAAGAAAAATCTTATTATCGATATGCACTTTTTAATTTGAGTATTTTGTCTAGGGAACGAAATCATATCGAAGAATCGGAAGAGTATTACAAACAATATGTAAAACTTTCACCTTATGGCCAAATCGAACCATTGCCAACAACTGTGAATTTTGAAATTGGAAAACCAATTTATCCTTATACATGGAATCTAACGAATAATGGACTTTTTTCTGAATTAGAAGAAAAAACAATTCGTTCGTATACTGGTCGGTATTTATTCCAATCCCAAGATGAAGAGATCAGAGCGAGAACCTACGAAAATCGATTAGAAGATACCAATTTAATCTTAGATGATCTTTTGAATCCAAATGCCTATCTCTCAAAATCGATGTTAGTTCTCAGGAAATCTTTGTTTGGTGACCTGAAATTACATGAGAGAGGAAATCAAGTTGTATTTTTAGACATTGGTCCTGCATTGAACCACCCCGAGTATCCAGGTGTCACTTCCCAAGCGGTTGCAAAACATTTTCCCAAAATGGAAGTTGTGTTATGGGAATTACCTGGAGAAGTGGAACTCTTTTTGAAAAAGGTAAAACCTGAACTAAAAGAGAAATTATATTCTTTTTCTAATATTCGAATTCTATCGGCAGATGGAGTTGGTAAATTTCAAACTGAATACAATGATCCCAAACATTGGATTCTAAGGAATCGTTCCATTCCTAATTTGAAACAGAAAACGATTGTTATACGAGCTGCCAATTCCATTGATATATACGAACCTTACGCAAAGATTTTACCTCATTTCCAAAACCTTGGTAAGGAACTCAAAGAAAACCCTGTATTGTATTTTTTCAATCGTAGTATTCTACTGAAACCAAAGGGAAAAGAAAAGTTTATCCTCATTGGAAACCAATCCATAAGAGGGTTTC
- a CDS encoding flagellar hook-length control protein FliK: MNVNVDKQNLIPFPQVELRPGKRDGADNNYFAVKESFGEILEREFQIHSEKPNSPSEWKPLQAEKNPSDSSADVVSKMESNQPSNSVNENNSSQKTNEETNEEISEEEDLDREALEYSIGILSNQHLLNQKFLPANEVNESLQKEKTVALSMQKSAEKNPLYATKEAKTFLEETKKLAESLLQKDFVSSKQIFSHHKQGLEDSIPSNLVMFPGSQKKIQTDRVVNETKQNPNVSSQKKESEQVGLNLVTSFLPKEKGNRGLENEIPSESSLRKLDPKGKNSKHNKSESVLSETNLEKENSNLSITSDKMVRSLGFKEKEFQKLNENKNQVQNEKIKTDSSSVNQVQTISSSKMGEENGKSSEDKSNKQGLNLHSVENKLHSKTEDVKNLERNQKPKETNLKQNLDELIKQAKFDIVQNGKSSAEIIMNPKEYGRLTLKVTVDGEKVEGRILVESEELQKSLQNEILSIKENLKESGLELQALIIDLWDDGNQFTERQNQNQLYQTLMETAKNRGNIEKLEKENGVGLDDISLPPDSKVLEFFA, from the coding sequence ATGAATGTAAATGTTGATAAACAAAACCTAATTCCCTTCCCTCAAGTTGAATTGAGACCAGGCAAAAGGGACGGTGCCGATAACAACTATTTTGCGGTAAAAGAAAGTTTTGGTGAGATTTTAGAAAGGGAATTCCAAATCCATTCGGAAAAACCAAACTCACCCTCCGAATGGAAACCACTCCAAGCAGAGAAAAATCCATCTGATTCCTCAGCAGATGTTGTTTCGAAAATGGAATCAAACCAACCATCCAATTCTGTGAATGAAAACAATTCATCTCAAAAAACAAACGAAGAAACGAATGAAGAAATTTCGGAAGAAGAAGACTTAGACCGAGAGGCACTCGAATACAGCATTGGCATTTTATCTAACCAACATCTACTCAATCAAAAATTTCTCCCTGCCAATGAAGTAAATGAATCTTTGCAAAAAGAAAAAACAGTGGCACTCTCCATGCAGAAGTCTGCAGAAAAGAATCCATTGTATGCAACAAAGGAAGCAAAAACATTTTTAGAAGAAACTAAGAAATTAGCAGAAAGTCTTTTGCAAAAAGACTTCGTCAGTTCAAAACAAATTTTTTCCCATCACAAACAAGGTCTAGAAGATTCCATTCCTTCCAATCTAGTGATGTTTCCTGGTTCTCAAAAAAAAATACAAACAGATCGAGTAGTGAACGAAACGAAACAAAACCCAAACGTAAGTTCACAAAAAAAAGAATCTGAGCAGGTTGGATTAAATCTTGTTACCTCTTTTCTCCCAAAAGAAAAAGGGAACCGTGGACTTGAGAATGAAATTCCTTCAGAATCTTCCCTTCGCAAACTAGATCCAAAAGGCAAAAATTCGAAACACAATAAATCGGAATCAGTTTTATCTGAAACAAACTTAGAGAAGGAAAATTCCAATCTTTCCATTACTTCTGACAAAATGGTACGAAGTTTGGGTTTTAAAGAAAAAGAATTCCAAAAACTAAATGAAAACAAAAACCAAGTCCAAAACGAAAAGATAAAAACAGACTCATCTTCTGTAAACCAAGTGCAAACCATCTCTTCTTCCAAAATGGGCGAAGAAAATGGAAAATCTTCAGAAGATAAAAGTAACAAACAAGGATTGAACCTTCATTCGGTGGAAAATAAACTTCACTCCAAAACAGAAGATGTTAAAAATCTAGAACGAAATCAAAAACCGAAAGAAACCAACTTAAAACAAAATTTGGATGAACTCATCAAACAAGCGAAGTTTGATATCGTTCAAAACGGAAAATCCAGTGCTGAAATCATTATGAATCCAAAAGAGTATGGTCGTTTGACTCTGAAGGTGACTGTAGATGGAGAAAAGGTAGAGGGTCGAATTTTAGTCGAATCAGAAGAGTTACAAAAATCCCTTCAAAACGAAATCCTATCAATTAAAGAAAATTTGAAAGAGTCTGGTCTCGAATTACAAGCGCTCATCATTGATTTATGGGATGATGGGAATCAATTCACAGAGAGACAAAACCAAAACCAACTCTACCAAACACTCATGGAAACTGCAAAAAACCGCGGGAATATTGAGAAATTGGAAAAAGAAAATGGAGTTGGTTTAGATGATATCTCTTTACCACCAGATTCCAAAGTATTAGAATTTTTTGCTTAA
- a CDS encoding sulfate/molybdate ABC transporter ATP-binding protein: MPIEIQNVQKTFGSFTALKDVNLTIPDGELVALLGPSGSGKTTLLRIIAGLEEASSGSVRFVGDGQSSSKIQNGEVGFVFQHYALFRHMTIAENIAFGLEVRPKSTRPSKPEIQEKVSKLLTLIQLEKFHNRYPHELSGGQRQRVALARALAIEPKFLLLDEPFGALDAKVRKELRNWLRRLHDEIHITSVFVTHDQEEALEVSDRIVILNQGQLEQVGSPDEVYNKPKSPFVFHFLGDVNLFHGRIEEGKTKIGNIALDSSEHENIKESDAVAYVRPYDVEIVREKEQGIAAEIQYIHSTGRNVRVELKRVDTGSLIESVLEQETYKYLNLLPGETVYLRIKKAKVYVEDFSI, from the coding sequence ATGCCAATCGAAATACAAAATGTACAAAAAACCTTTGGTTCGTTTACTGCTTTAAAAGATGTAAACTTAACCATTCCCGATGGTGAACTTGTGGCTCTACTCGGTCCTTCGGGTTCAGGAAAAACAACCTTACTCCGAATCATTGCAGGTCTTGAAGAAGCAAGTTCTGGTTCTGTAAGGTTTGTAGGCGATGGACAATCCTCTTCCAAAATCCAAAATGGTGAAGTGGGATTTGTTTTCCAACACTATGCACTGTTTCGTCATATGACCATTGCAGAAAACATTGCGTTTGGTTTGGAAGTAAGACCAAAATCCACAAGGCCTTCCAAACCAGAAATCCAAGAGAAAGTTTCAAAACTATTGACTCTCATCCAACTTGAAAAATTTCACAATCGGTATCCACATGAACTTTCAGGTGGACAAAGGCAACGTGTGGCCCTCGCTCGTGCACTTGCCATCGAACCAAAATTTTTATTACTCGATGAACCGTTCGGTGCACTGGATGCAAAAGTTAGAAAGGAACTTCGCAATTGGTTACGTAGACTCCACGATGAAATCCATATCACAAGTGTCTTTGTCACCCATGACCAAGAAGAAGCACTCGAAGTGAGTGATCGGATTGTGATTTTAAACCAAGGACAACTCGAACAAGTAGGAAGCCCAGACGAGGTTTATAACAAACCAAAATCACCTTTTGTCTTTCACTTCTTAGGGGATGTGAATCTTTTCCATGGACGTATCGAAGAAGGAAAAACCAAAATTGGAAACATCGCCCTGGATTCTTCTGAACATGAAAATATCAAAGAATCGGACGCGGTTGCCTATGTGCGCCCTTATGACGTTGAAATTGTTAGGGAAAAAGAACAAGGGATTGCAGCCGAAATCCAATACATCCATTCCACGGGTCGAAATGTCCGAGTGGAATTAAAACGGGTGGATACAGGGTCCCTCATTGAATCCGTCCTCGAACAAGAAACCTATAAATACCTCAATTTACTGCCCGGAGAGACGGTTTACCTTCGCATCAAAAAAGCAAAAGTCTATGTAGAGGACTTCTCTATCTAA
- the cysT gene encoding sulfate ABC transporter permease subunit CysT, with the protein MQIETRPYKKIHLGISLGFTVFYSSVVVIIPLFGLFYHSLGIGFTGIIEVFTEERIRSALFLSFSVGLISAVLNLFIGFLFAWVLVRYQFPFKKFFDTLIDLPFTLPTAVAGIALTTIYSQTGIIGSFFDKWGIKIAYTPIGIVIALVFIGFPFVVRTVQPVIEELPKELEESARCLGATPFQTFRKVLLPELWPSLLAGTGMAFARSIGEYGSVVFISGNLPGKTEILPLLIVTKLEQYEYEKATSIALVMLLTSFLFMFIINFFQERASKKLT; encoded by the coding sequence ATGCAAATTGAAACACGGCCGTACAAAAAAATCCACTTAGGGATCAGTTTAGGATTCACAGTATTTTATTCGTCCGTCGTTGTGATCATTCCATTATTTGGACTTTTTTATCATTCCCTGGGGATTGGATTCACAGGGATTATAGAAGTGTTTACGGAAGAGCGCATTCGATCTGCGCTCTTTTTAAGTTTTAGTGTGGGTCTCATATCCGCAGTTCTCAATCTTTTCATTGGATTTTTATTTGCTTGGGTACTCGTTCGATACCAATTTCCATTCAAAAAGTTTTTTGATACCTTAATTGATTTACCGTTCACTTTGCCCACCGCTGTGGCAGGGATTGCCCTGACTACGATTTACTCTCAAACTGGAATCATTGGTTCTTTTTTTGACAAATGGGGTATCAAAATTGCTTATACACCCATTGGTATTGTCATTGCACTTGTCTTCATTGGATTTCCCTTTGTCGTACGAACTGTACAACCTGTCATTGAAGAACTTCCTAAAGAACTAGAAGAAAGTGCAAGGTGCCTTGGAGCGACTCCGTTCCAAACATTTCGAAAAGTTTTATTACCCGAACTTTGGCCTTCCCTACTTGCTGGAACCGGGATGGCATTTGCAAGGAGTATCGGAGAGTATGGGTCGGTTGTATTCATTTCTGGAAACTTACCTGGAAAAACAGAAATCCTTCCTCTACTCATCGTCACCAAACTGGAACAATACGAATACGAAAAGGCAACTTCTATCGCACTTGTGATGTTACTCACTTCATTTTTATTTATGTTTATCATTAATTTTTTCCAAGAACGAGCTTCCAAAAAACTCACATGA
- the flgE gene encoding flagellar hook protein FlgE: MMRSLYSGVSGLKNHQVRMDVIGNNISNVNTHGFKTERVTFQDMISQELQGASEPNERIGGTNPKQVGLGSLIAAIDKIMTQGALQTTGKNTDLAVSGEGFFVVKDGDKQFYTRAGAFNVDKNGFYVNPANGLKVQGWNSRLDETGNKYINSAGSLEDIVIPLYSKEPARATRNVDFQSNLNASVAAVPADATEEDIQRYINDPDPRQRRGHITSINVYDELGNTRQMGVEFYKMRDNVWKMRFKLEDASQVSVDVSGTGGENTSVSGNTELEVSFTPDGKIISVSDGVDSQTTGKLKADISFRIPGNPTAQKFSLNLGEAGLVGGITQFSSDFTTKAVKQDGYPMGYMESFSIDNTGTVTGVFSNGVRQPLARVALANFTNPAGLNKEGDTMYSFSLNSGEANIGEAGSQGRGKINAGLLEMSNVDLSDQFTDMIVTQRGFQANSRTIVTSDQMIQEVLGLKR; the protein is encoded by the coding sequence ATGATGAGATCACTTTATTCCGGTGTTTCCGGATTGAAAAACCACCAAGTTAGAATGGATGTTATTGGTAACAACATCTCTAACGTTAACACACATGGATTTAAAACAGAACGTGTAACGTTCCAAGATATGATCTCACAAGAATTGCAAGGTGCATCTGAACCAAACGAAAGGATTGGGGGAACAAACCCAAAACAAGTTGGTCTTGGATCTCTCATTGCTGCGATTGATAAAATCATGACACAAGGTGCCTTACAAACAACAGGTAAAAACACTGACCTTGCTGTATCTGGTGAAGGTTTCTTTGTTGTGAAAGACGGAGACAAACAGTTTTATACTCGTGCTGGTGCTTTTAACGTTGATAAAAATGGTTTTTATGTAAACCCAGCGAACGGACTCAAAGTACAAGGTTGGAATTCAAGACTTGATGAAACTGGAAATAAATACATCAACTCTGCAGGGTCTTTAGAAGATATCGTAATCCCACTGTATTCCAAAGAACCTGCTCGTGCTACAAGAAATGTCGACTTTCAATCTAACCTCAATGCAAGTGTAGCTGCTGTTCCAGCGGATGCAACGGAAGAAGACATCCAACGTTATATCAATGATCCAGATCCTCGCCAAAGACGTGGCCATATAACATCAATTAACGTGTATGATGAATTAGGAAACACTCGCCAAATGGGTGTGGAATTTTACAAAATGCGGGACAATGTTTGGAAGATGCGTTTTAAATTAGAAGATGCAAGCCAAGTGTCAGTTGATGTAAGTGGAACAGGTGGTGAAAACACTAGTGTATCTGGAAATACTGAACTCGAAGTTTCCTTCACACCAGATGGGAAAATCATCAGTGTATCAGATGGGGTTGATTCACAAACCACTGGAAAACTCAAAGCAGATATTTCCTTCCGCATTCCAGGAAATCCAACGGCACAAAAATTCAGTTTGAACCTTGGAGAAGCAGGACTTGTAGGTGGAATCACACAATTTTCATCTGACTTCACAACAAAAGCGGTGAAACAAGATGGTTACCCTATGGGTTATATGGAATCGTTTTCCATTGATAATACAGGAACTGTTACGGGAGTTTTCTCAAACGGAGTCCGCCAACCTCTTGCAAGAGTTGCTCTTGCCAACTTCACAAACCCAGCGGGTCTTAATAAAGAAGGGGACACAATGTATAGTTTCTCTTTAAACTCTGGGGAAGCAAACATTGGGGAAGCAGGAAGCCAAGGGCGTGGAAAAATCAATGCTGGCCTACTTGAGATGTCAAACGTTGACCTTTCTGACCAATTCACAGATATGATTGTGACCCAAAGGGGTTTCCAAGCAAACTCTAGAACCATTGTGACATCCGACCAGATGATCCAAGAAGTTCTCGGTCTCAAACGATAA